One genomic window of Mogibacterium diversum includes the following:
- a CDS encoding chorismate synthase — protein MSIYKGQTLTLSIFGTSHGQSIGMTLSGIPSEANINLDVLQEFMARRAPGNSPLSTSRKEPDIPKFVSGLKSGSSRNSRNLTTDGSEIKAIIYNRDVKSSDYSKIANTPRPGHADYTAHVKYGGLEDSRGGGAFSGRMTAPLCIAGGICKQLLAERGIYIHASIHDIHGNAEDPLSEIKKAQVLRDSVGGTISCTISGLDAGYGGPLFEGLEGRIAEIVYAIPAVKGIEFGAGFESTRMYGSENNDEFYYDENDTVCTRTNNCGGILGGISDGMDIEFRVAIKPTPSIARSQRTIVYDSTEEAVIEVQGRHDPCIVPRAVPCVEAAAAVVIADLVLTEKAVSSAASKKSKGLTTASPTSASSFGLASDDLSHLRSSIDEIDLQLLNLIERRLQIAESVAAYKKENNLGIIDSNREASLLKRIQFLSIDDLADLNEEIFKAIIRASCKHQEKFLK, from the coding sequence ATGTCTATCTATAAAGGTCAAACACTCACATTATCAATATTCGGCACATCACACGGCCAATCGATTGGAATGACACTATCTGGAATTCCTTCAGAAGCTAATATCAATCTTGATGTCTTGCAGGAGTTTATGGCACGAAGGGCTCCTGGAAATAGTCCCCTTTCGACTAGCCGCAAAGAACCTGATATCCCTAAGTTTGTGAGCGGTCTAAAATCTGGGAGTTCTCGAAATTCAAGAAACCTTACTACAGATGGATCTGAGATAAAGGCGATAATCTACAATAGAGATGTGAAATCCTCAGATTATTCAAAGATAGCGAATACACCTAGACCTGGGCACGCCGATTACACAGCACACGTAAAGTACGGTGGATTGGAGGACTCACGAGGCGGCGGAGCATTCTCTGGCCGCATGACTGCACCGCTATGTATAGCAGGCGGAATTTGCAAGCAGCTACTTGCGGAGAGAGGAATTTATATTCACGCTTCAATCCACGATATTCATGGAAATGCAGAAGATCCTCTATCCGAGATAAAAAAAGCTCAAGTACTTAGGGATTCAGTCGGTGGAACGATTTCATGCACCATAAGTGGATTAGATGCTGGATACGGCGGACCGTTATTCGAAGGACTTGAAGGCCGAATTGCAGAAATAGTATATGCGATACCTGCGGTCAAGGGCATCGAATTTGGTGCTGGCTTTGAATCGACACGTATGTACGGAAGTGAAAATAACGATGAATTTTACTACGATGAGAATGACACGGTGTGCACCCGAACAAATAACTGTGGCGGCATACTGGGTGGAATAAGCGACGGTATGGATATAGAGTTCCGCGTGGCAATAAAACCGACACCATCTATTGCAAGGTCGCAGAGGACCATAGTATACGATAGTACAGAGGAGGCTGTAATCGAAGTTCAAGGCAGGCATGATCCATGCATAGTGCCGAGGGCCGTCCCTTGCGTGGAGGCTGCCGCTGCAGTTGTGATAGCTGATCTAGTTTTGACAGAAAAAGCTGTTTCATCTGCAGCTTCTAAAAAATCAAAGGGACTGACGACGGCATCACCTACTTCAGCTAGCAGCTTCGGTCTCGCTTCCGACGACCTCTCACATCTTAGATCATCGATTGATGAGATAGATTTGCAGCTGCTAAACTTAATAGAACGTAGACTGCAAATTGCCGAATCAGTTGCCGCATACAAGAAAGAAAATAATCTTGGAATAATTGATTCAAATAGAGAGGCATCATTACTGAAGAGGATACAGTTCCTTTCCATCGATGACCTAGCAGATTTAAACGAAGAAATATTTAAGGCAATTATCAGAGCAAGCTGTAAACATCAGGAAAAGTTCTTAAAGTAA
- a CDS encoding flavodoxin domain-containing protein — protein MIKKAIVIYNSKRGSTKQYAEWIAGELGCTSVSLENLDYSSLGQFDVVIFGSWLRGSGIVGFDKFRKQIAYCADKLIIFVTGISEYNPQNYQQICEINFKDGINMQNTLLYFCPGRYVPSEVKGLDKFLMAISKKVLISGATDRASSSAASTMVDAIENGVDNVDRRYTEQVLRAARKKLKDES, from the coding sequence TTGATTAAAAAAGCAATAGTAATATACAATTCAAAACGTGGCTCGACTAAGCAGTATGCAGAGTGGATTGCCGGTGAGTTAGGATGCACATCGGTATCTCTAGAGAATCTTGACTATAGTTCACTTGGGCAGTTCGATGTCGTGATTTTCGGTAGCTGGTTAAGGGGGAGTGGAATAGTTGGATTTGACAAGTTCAGAAAGCAGATTGCGTATTGTGCTGACAAGCTGATAATTTTTGTAACGGGAATTTCCGAGTACAATCCACAGAACTATCAGCAGATATGTGAGATCAACTTCAAAGACGGAATAAACATGCAGAACACGCTCCTATATTTTTGCCCAGGCAGATATGTGCCGAGCGAAGTCAAGGGACTGGATAAGTTTCTCATGGCAATTTCAAAAAAAGTGCTTATATCAGGGGCTACCGATAGGGCATCGTCGTCAGCAGCTAGTACTATGGTAGATGCTATAGAAAATGGAGTAGATAACGTGGATAGGCGTTATACTGAGCAGGTGCTAAGGGCAGCGCGAAAGAAACTAAAGGATGAGTCTTAG